TTCTGCAAATCAAAGCCGAAGAAAAAGGTCTGCGCTTTGAGCTTATGATTGATAAAGAGGTCCCCGTCTTTCAGCGCGGAGACCCGACCCGTATTCGCCAGGTGCTTTTTAATCTTATTGGAAACGCTTTGAAGTTCACAACCGAAGGCGCGGTTCACGTCGGCGTGCGCATTGATCGTGAGCAAGGCGAAAAACTTTTGATTGAAGTGCAAGACACGGGAATTGGCATTCCCCGCGAAAAACAAGCCCGACTGTTTTCTCCTTTTTTTCAGGCGGATCCCGGCATTAACAGAAAATACGGCGGCACCGGCCTAGGGCTTGTGATCTCGAAAAATCTTGTCGAGATCATGGGCGGAAAAATGGAAATGAAAAGTCTGGCCGGCCGAGGCACAACGTTTCGCATTCTTTTACCGCACCGGCCCGATCTTGCGAGTTCTCAAGAAAAGAAAACCACCGCCCCGATTCGCTGGAATATTCCCGCAGGAAAACGTTTCCACATTCTTTTAGTCGATGATTCGGAAGACAACCGCGTCCTTATTATTCACTATCTCAAAAATCTTCCCTTTGCGTGTGACGAAGCCATCAACGGACAAGAGGCGGTCGATAAGTTCAAGCAGAATAAATACGATCTGGTCTTTATGGATATGCAAATGCCTATTATGACCGGATACAAAGCGACCGAGACCATTCGCCACTATGAGGAACAGAACGGCTTGCCGCACACACCGATCATCGCCTTGACAGCCACCGCCGTTGTTGAAGACCTGGAACGCGCGATCACCTCGGGTTGTGACTCTTATGCCGTGAAACCCGTGAAAAAAAGCGAGATCATTGATATCTTATATCAAAGCTTAACGACAAATACGCCCGTCAAGACCGCTTTTAAAGAGCCCCCGTCAGCCACGATCTGAGACTTTAAGGTCCCTTTTACTTTTTTGTTTTTGACGAGTTCGTCATAGAAAGCGTTTTCCTCTTCGCGCGAAGGGAAAGCACAGATGATTTCAAAATCGGATTCTACAGGGCGAAGATACTGAATGTCCCCTTTGGCGATAACGATGTTTTCCGTCGGAATCTGGCGTGCATGCA
This region of Bdellovibrio sp. 22V genomic DNA includes:
- a CDS encoding YiiD C-terminal domain-containing protein, which produces MEVNAEELIATLKNKITLYEHLGIEVLEINSEKVRFRVSLEKNKNHKGTAFGGSQYATAVMAAYALVLAGLHARQIPTENIVIAKGDIQYLRPVESDFEIICAFPSREEENAFYDELVKNKKVKGTLKSQIVADGGSLKAVLTGVFVVKL